CTTAGTAGCTCTTTGATCTGTTCAGTGGTCAGGTAGGCCAGTTCAGTTTCTGCGATCTTGATGGGTTTAACGCCTTCAAGTGGATTTTGATAGTTGATCACCTTAGTGCTGATTAGCTCGTTGTAGATGGCCTTTAGGTACGTTAAGTGGTTGTTTAACGTCTTTGGTTTACAGCCTTCCTGCAACTTAGCGTTACGGTATTCAATGAACGCATTAGGGGATAACTTAGCGGCTTTAGGGTTACCCATCACTAACGCCATCGCATCAGCTGCACGCTTACGCCGTGTACCGTCTCTGAGATTGATACCGCGATTGTTGTACCAAACTTCTATTAAATCCTTTAACCGACGGGTATCACCATTCGGATTCCACGCTTTGCCTTGAGTAGCTAAAGATTTTATATGTAGTTCGTAGCGTTGCGCTTCCGCTTTTGTATCAAACTTTTTACGTAGACGCGGGCCATCCCGACCTTCCGGACGGATATCTAGTAGCCACTGGTTGTCTGCTTTTTTGATGGTCATGTTTTATACATCGAGACCGTAACTACAAAGACATGGGTTTTTTATTCTACTTCTACGTATTCCCATATATTTTCTTTTCTATTGTATAATTGAATGGGTTTTAAAAAAAAGTTTAATATTTTTGTTAGTTGTGATTCTAGCCTCTCTATTTGTATTATTGTGTTTCTTACGGATGCTACTAATTCTGGATAACGTCTTGTTTCTCTAGTAATAAAATTTCCTAGGTTAATTGTTAAAGGTTGGGGGCTGTGCTTCTCATTTTCGTTGGTCTCTCTTTTTGGGTTTCCTTTGAAGAAGTTTTTTAAAGCTGTTTCGTCGATTAAAACTTCCATTATTTTTTGATAGCAATCAAGAACGCTATATTTCCATCGAATAGAGCCACCTATTATTAAGGTTTCATTAGTATTCGATTTTAGTTCACCTGATATTAAATAGAGTTCTTTTTGAAATTCATATGATGCTTTTCCAAACTCGTATGAGTGTTTGTCAAGCTCTTGTCCTCGTTGTCTATTTGATATTAGAGTTTCGTCTAAGTGGCCGCAGTTCATTTCTATAATTGTTGTATATACCTCATATAGTCTATTATCATAACTATTCATTCTTATCTCGAGTTCGTTCTGCATACTCGTTTTAAAAATTCTTTTCATTACATTATCTATTGTTCCTATTATGTCACCAAAAATATGATCACCCTGAACAGGATCTTCTTTTGTTGCACTATCGTTCATACGTGATGAAGTTCTGTATACAGATCTTCTGAAAGTATTATTTTCCATGATTATGCAAGGGAGGTCATATAGGTATTCATTGTAATAACTCATGATATATTATGACTCTTAATGATTTTATTGAGACATCAGTGCTTTTGATTCTAGCGCTGAATTTGTAACGTTATATTTTACAGTTATACCTTTTTTAATAGACCCTCCTATATCTTCACTATAGTATGTAGTAGATATGGAGGTATATGTTAGAGATATTTTCTCAGTTACTTTATCATCTGCTTCGTTATGAATAGTGTAACTTGATATTCTTGATTTTTCTAAAGTAATAATTAAATATGGAATCGATCCTGTTCCATCTCTTGCCGACTTTGTTAAAAGTATGTCTATGTTTTTTCCATCAGGGCCTGGTGAAAATAGAAATGTGTTTAAATAAGGAGTTGCACCATCAGCTTCTCTAGATATATTTATATCACTTAAGGCTACGATACCTTTGTCAGAGCTATTAGCATTACCTACAT
The DNA window shown above is from Aliamphritea ceti and carries:
- a CDS encoding phage integrase — protein: MTIKKADNQWLLDIRPEGRDGPRLRKKFDTKAEAQRYELHIKSLATQGKAWNPNGDTRRLKDLIEVWYNNRGINLRDGTRRKRAADAMALVMGNPKAAKLSPNAFIEYRNAKLQEGCKPKTLNNHLTYLKAIYNELISTKVINYQNPLEGVKPIKIAETELAYLTTEQIKELLSTIKHSDALLISKICLSTGCRWGEAQSLQKRHIRNGQIQFTDTKSGKNRYIPISQDLEKEILKRTEDKLFGFSLSAFNRALEKTSIELPKGQASHVLRHTFASHFMMNGGNILTLQKILGHSTITMTMRYAHLAPDHLQDAVKLNPLIQ
- a CDS encoding Hcp family type VI secretion system effector, which produces MASDYMRIEGINTIEGAATIGEISGKKGFFAIETINWHASRGVSVDVGNANSSDKGIVALSDINISREADGATPYLNTFLFSPGPDGKNIDILLTKSARDGTGSIPYLIITLEKSRISSYTIHNEADDKVTEKISLTYTSISTTYYSEDIGGSIKKGITVKYNVTNSALESKALMSQ